From the Nitrobacter hamburgensis X14 genome, one window contains:
- the hisI gene encoding phosphoribosyl-AMP cyclohydrolase: protein MSRPTSSSESGIEEGLAFQPRFDASGLVTCVATDARTGDVLMVAHMNEEALRRTVETGDAWYYSRSRKALWRKGESSGQVQRVVEMRTDCDQDAVWIKVEQRGAACHTGRRSCFYRAVTRGEGGEARVAFVDADRLFDPADVYHKKS, encoded by the coding sequence GTGTCTCGACCGACATCTTCATCCGAATCCGGAATCGAGGAGGGGCTGGCGTTTCAGCCCCGCTTCGACGCGTCGGGACTCGTCACATGCGTCGCGACCGACGCCAGAACCGGCGACGTGCTGATGGTCGCGCACATGAACGAGGAGGCGCTGCGGCGGACCGTCGAGACCGGGGACGCCTGGTATTACAGCCGCTCGCGCAAGGCGTTATGGCGGAAAGGCGAAAGTTCGGGTCAGGTCCAGCGGGTGGTGGAGATGCGGACCGACTGCGACCAGGACGCGGTCTGGATCAAGGTCGAGCAGCGAGGCGCCGCCTGCCACACCGGGCGGCGGTCCTGCTTTTATCGGGCGGTGACCAGAGGCGAGGGCGGCGAAGCGCGCGTGGCGTTTGTCGACGCCGACAGGTTGTTCGATCCGGCCGACGTCTATCATAAGAAGTCTTGA
- a CDS encoding transglycosylase SLT domain-containing protein: protein MTVDAANAASGLTGIFSGIATAIRQAADATGASFEYLLATAKMESNFNPQAAAGTSSAKGLFQFIEQTWLGMVKEAGPVLGYNGYADAITKSPSGSYSVSDPATRAAILKLRDDPALASAMAGVLTQSNSFKLTGLIGRRPTDSELYMAHFMGVGGAAKLIANAQDNPQASGARLFPNAAAANRPIFYDRDGRARSVSEVYADLDRRYAVAASSPATRSAMASLGVSAPFAAASAAQDHAAYLSRLPDVRGVTPLASATMDPAAQPVFRSLFQVGERTQPVSPAVQELWGTRSVAAGSDAQTSSDSGSRQPFDLFSDRNGTYSG, encoded by the coding sequence ATGACCGTCGACGCCGCCAATGCCGCTTCCGGACTGACCGGCATTTTCAGCGGAATAGCGACCGCCATACGGCAAGCAGCCGATGCCACGGGCGCGAGCTTCGAATATCTGCTCGCGACCGCCAAGATGGAATCCAATTTCAATCCTCAGGCCGCCGCGGGCACGTCGTCCGCCAAGGGCCTCTTCCAGTTCATCGAGCAGACCTGGCTCGGCATGGTAAAAGAGGCGGGTCCCGTGCTTGGCTATAACGGCTACGCCGACGCCATCACCAAATCCCCGTCGGGCAGCTATTCCGTCAGCGATCCCGCGACCCGCGCCGCCATTCTCAAGCTGCGCGATGATCCGGCCCTCGCGTCCGCCATGGCCGGCGTTTTGACGCAATCCAACAGCTTCAAGCTGACCGGCCTGATCGGCCGCCGACCGACCGACAGCGAACTCTACATGGCGCACTTCATGGGCGTCGGCGGCGCGGCAAAGCTGATCGCGAACGCGCAGGATAATCCGCAAGCATCCGGCGCGCGGCTGTTTCCGAACGCCGCCGCCGCCAACCGTCCGATCTTCTATGATCGCGACGGCCGCGCGCGCAGCGTGTCGGAAGTCTACGCCGACCTGGACCGGCGCTATGCCGTCGCTGCCAGTTCGCCGGCGACGCGCAGTGCGATGGCATCGCTCGGCGTGAGCGCGCCGTTCGCGGCGGCGTCTGCGGCGCAAGATCATGCGGCCTATCTGTCGCGCCTGCCCGATGTTCGCGGCGTCACGCCGCTCGCATCCGCGACAATGGACCCCGCCGCGCAGCCGGTATTCCGTTCGCTGTTTCAGGTCGGCGAGCGCACGCAGCCGGTGTCTCCGGCAGTTCAGGAGTTGTGGGGCACGCGATCCGTTGCGGCGGGCTCGGATGCGCAGACTTCATCCGATTCCGGTTCGCGTCAGCCGTTCGATCTGTTCAGCGATCGCAACGGCACCTACAGCGGGTAG
- a CDS encoding DUF2336 domain-containing protein, which yields MIVRQFISWVRTAPAGERAEATRALARAWLISDLSDDDRAAAEGGLLMQLDDPSPLVRQAMAEVFARSATAPAAIVQALSVDQPSVAISVLEHSPLLIDADLVDIVATGSCEVQCAVARRARVPVSVCAAIAEVGSAAAALELIENPGADLAPLSWARIVERHGHLAAIRESMLALDDLPAATRLALVAKLSDTLAQFVVARNWLGADRASRAASDARDRSIVNIAARARDDDMRGLVAHLRATGQLTAGLILRALLSGNLDLFDHALVELSGLPLSRVAALVHDRGGASLPALLTRAGLPESTFPAFRAALEARDEIGFVGTVGGATRLRRRMVERVLTMCETAPTEVSEPLLILLRRFATESAREEARVFCDELVAEAAAEPAYDEVDEVPVCEPEFCEPQFCEPHSFEPPLDEPEPPAVEPYEAEPYAIESCEIESCERERRKPRFDEPVFHEPLRRAPRFYEPAPYEPRRREPLLSDLLAAA from the coding sequence ATGATCGTTCGGCAGTTCATCAGTTGGGTACGGACCGCTCCCGCGGGCGAGCGGGCGGAAGCAACAAGAGCGCTGGCCCGCGCCTGGCTCATATCGGATCTATCCGATGACGATCGCGCGGCCGCCGAGGGCGGGCTCCTGATGCAGCTCGATGACCCGTCGCCGCTGGTTCGGCAGGCGATGGCGGAGGTTTTTGCGCGCAGCGCGACCGCGCCGGCGGCGATCGTCCAGGCACTGTCGGTCGATCAGCCTTCGGTTGCTATTTCGGTTCTCGAACATTCGCCGCTGCTGATCGATGCGGACCTCGTCGACATCGTCGCGACCGGTAGCTGCGAGGTGCAGTGCGCCGTCGCGCGCCGCGCCCGTGTTCCGGTATCGGTCTGCGCCGCCATCGCCGAGGTCGGCTCGGCGGCGGCGGCCCTCGAACTCATCGAAAATCCGGGCGCCGATCTCGCGCCGCTGTCCTGGGCCCGGATCGTCGAGCGGCACGGCCATCTCGCGGCGATTCGGGAATCGATGCTGGCGCTCGACGATCTGCCCGCGGCTACGCGGCTCGCGCTGGTCGCAAAGCTCTCAGATACGCTGGCGCAGTTCGTCGTCGCGCGGAACTGGCTCGGCGCCGATCGCGCCAGCCGCGCGGCCAGCGACGCCCGCGATCGCTCCATCGTCAACATCGCGGCGCGTGCGCGAGACGACGATATGCGCGGTCTGGTCGCGCACCTGCGCGCCACCGGGCAACTCACCGCCGGATTGATCCTGCGCGCGCTGCTGTCGGGCAATCTCGACCTGTTCGATCATGCGCTGGTGGAACTATCGGGCCTGCCCTTGAGCCGCGTCGCCGCGCTGGTTCACGATCGTGGCGGTGCGAGTCTGCCCGCGCTGCTGACGCGGGCAGGGCTGCCGGAATCCACCTTCCCTGCGTTTCGCGCCGCGCTGGAAGCGCGCGACGAGATCGGCTTTGTGGGGACCGTCGGCGGTGCGACGCGGCTGCGCCGGCGCATGGTCGAACGGGTCCTGACGATGTGCGAAACGGCGCCCACCGAGGTTTCGGAGCCTCTGCTGATCCTGCTGCGGCGCTTCGCGACGGAATCGGCGCGCGAGGAAGCGCGCGTGTTCTGTGACGAACTGGTAGCCGAAGCGGCTGCGGAGCCGGCGTATGACGAAGTTGACGAAGTGCCGGTTTGCGAGCCCGAGTTTTGCGAGCCACAGTTCTGCGAGCCTCACTCATTCGAGCCTCCGCTCGATGAACCCGAGCCTCCCGCAGTCGAACCTTACGAGGCCGAGCCTTACGCAATCGAGTCTTGCGAAATCGAGTCTTGCGAACGCGAGCGCCGCAAACCAAGGTTTGATGAGCCCGTATTTCACGAACCCCTGCGCCGCGCACCAAGGTTTTACGAACCTGCGCCTTATGAACCACGGCGCCGCGAGCCGCTGCTCAGCGATCTGCTTGCGGCAGCGTAA
- a CDS encoding Hpt domain-containing protein produces the protein MPKDNLPAPKVEAFADHHVITPPNRLRKVMRLVDENNFEDPVARAEKALAGLSDEFAKWMAIECDRLAAAHAAILKNGFAPAAHDELFRAAHDIKGGAATFGYPFAGAGAESLCRVIEHAPALDRVPAELIAYHINAIQAIVREHTSPGTEAMAKEINRKLRLVADEYLAAVNRDRPEHLEAILAPSIAPVE, from the coding sequence ATGCCAAAGGACAACCTGCCCGCGCCGAAGGTCGAGGCATTCGCAGACCATCACGTCATCACCCCGCCCAATCGGCTGCGCAAGGTGATGCGGCTTGTCGACGAGAACAATTTCGAGGACCCGGTCGCGCGCGCCGAGAAAGCGCTCGCCGGACTCTCCGACGAATTCGCCAAATGGATGGCGATCGAGTGTGATCGGCTTGCCGCCGCGCACGCTGCCATTCTCAAGAATGGATTCGCTCCGGCCGCGCACGACGAACTGTTTCGTGCCGCGCATGACATCAAGGGCGGTGCCGCAACCTTCGGTTATCCCTTCGCCGGCGCCGGCGCCGAAAGCCTCTGCCGCGTCATCGAACATGCGCCGGCTCTCGACCGCGTGCCTGCGGAGCTGATCGCCTATCACATCAACGCGATCCAGGCGATCGTGCGCGAGCATACGAGCCCCGGCACCGAGGCCATGGCGAAGGAAATCAATCGCAAACTGCGTCTGGTTGCCGACGAATATCTCGCCGCCGTCAACCGTGACCGTCCCGAGCACCTCGAAGCCATCCTCGCGCCGAGCATCGCGCCGGTGGAATAG
- a CDS encoding response regulator: MYGIDFNKLRFLVCDDNAHMRRILRTLLHSFGAREVYEAEDGATALEMYTHYVPDIVITDWAMPIFDGIELAQMIRQPDSKGNPFAPIIMLTGHSEKRRVTVARDAGVTEFLAKPISAKGLYQRILNVVVSPRPFIKTKNYFGPDRRRNTSTAYVGPERRGGKEPDVIPQPSLLDKARAPG, translated from the coding sequence ATGTACGGCATCGACTTCAACAAGCTGCGGTTTCTCGTCTGCGACGACAATGCGCACATGCGCCGCATTCTGCGCACCCTGCTGCATTCGTTCGGCGCGCGCGAAGTCTACGAGGCCGAGGACGGCGCCACTGCCCTCGAAATGTATACCCATTATGTTCCCGATATCGTCATCACCGACTGGGCGATGCCGATCTTCGACGGCATCGAGCTTGCGCAGATGATCCGGCAGCCGGACTCGAAAGGAAATCCGTTCGCCCCGATCATCATGCTGACCGGACACTCGGAGAAGCGGCGCGTTACCGTTGCGCGCGATGCCGGGGTCACCGAATTTCTGGCGAAACCGATTTCGGCCAAGGGACTCTATCAGCGAATCCTGAACGTCGTGGTCTCGCCGCGCCCCTTCATCAAGACCAAGAACTATTTCGGTCCGGACCGCCGGCGCAACACCAGCACCGCCTATGTCGGCCCGGAGCGGCGCGGCGGCAAGGAGCCAGACGTCATTCCGCAGCCGTCGCTGCTGGATAAGGCCCGGGCTCCAGGCTAG
- a CDS encoding NAD kinase, translating to MTSPQPYDRIAFVAGTSPEAQQALTELVNTYGNHDPADADVLVALGGDGLMLQTLHRNMRSGKPIYGMHRGTVGFLMNEYSRHDLHARLTAATDTVIHPLLMRATDIHGEVHIHHAINEVALFRQTHQAARLRILIDERERMAELVADGVMVATPAGSTAYNLSAQGPILPINAALLALTPISPFRPRRWHGALLPNTAIVVIEVLEGEKRPVAAVADHDEARNVRRVEVLSDKTISMRMLFDPGHSLEERILSEQFGH from the coding sequence ATGACCTCACCCCAACCGTATGACCGCATCGCCTTTGTCGCGGGCACAAGCCCCGAAGCGCAGCAGGCGCTGACGGAATTGGTGAATACCTACGGCAATCACGATCCCGCGGATGCCGATGTGCTGGTTGCGCTCGGCGGCGACGGGTTGATGCTGCAAACGCTGCATCGAAACATGCGCTCGGGAAAACCGATCTACGGCATGCACCGCGGCACTGTCGGATTTCTGATGAACGAATATAGCCGGCACGATCTGCATGCCCGCCTCACTGCCGCGACCGACACCGTGATCCATCCGCTCCTGATGCGCGCAACCGATATCCACGGTGAGGTTCACATCCATCACGCCATCAACGAAGTGGCGCTGTTTCGCCAGACCCACCAGGCCGCGCGGCTGCGCATCCTGATCGACGAGCGCGAACGCATGGCCGAGCTCGTCGCCGACGGTGTGATGGTCGCGACGCCGGCCGGCTCGACCGCCTACAATCTGTCGGCGCAGGGACCGATCCTGCCGATCAACGCGGCGCTGCTGGCGCTGACGCCGATCAGTCCTTTCCGTCCGCGGCGCTGGCACGGCGCGCTGTTGCCGAACACCGCCATCGTGGTGATCGAAGTGCTTGAAGGCGAAAAGCGCCCGGTGGCCGCCGTCGCCGACCACGACGAGGCCCGCAACGTCCGCCGCGTCGAGGTGCTGTCCGACAAGACGATTTCGATGCGGATGCTGTTCGACCCCGGCCACAGCCTGGAGGAGCGGATCCTGAGCGAGCAGTTCGGGCACTGA
- a CDS encoding His-rich protein BRANT, translating into MLKMISAALLVASVFVAPAMAGTARTGHAPAVKSVTLKSNALKANAKMGRHHHHTRHVHHHRVHKHY; encoded by the coding sequence ATGCTGAAAATGATTTCCGCCGCGCTGCTCGTGGCTTCCGTGTTTGTTGCGCCGGCGATGGCCGGCACGGCCCGGACGGGTCATGCCCCGGCCGTCAAGTCGGTGACCCTCAAGTCGAACGCGCTGAAAGCCAACGCCAAGATGGGACGCCATCATCATCATACTCGGCACGTCCATCATCATCGCGTCCACAAGCATTACTGA
- a CDS encoding outer membrane protein: MKKFLLTAAAVAAFAAPALAADLPPRPYTKAPPPYTPPQAVYNWTGFYIGGHLGGAFGGDSSLSGSDGRFLGGVQGGADYQFANNWVLGAEAQYSWLTNNNGGAVFPGGNIVTGNDRGLGSVTGRLGYAWGPTLLYAKGGYAFRDSRLGVTDAAGVPLAFATTGNRDNGYTVGAGLEYMFAPNWSAKVEYQYYNFGKTTFAAGSPTDIVGTSFRNDDHTVKAGLNYRFGWGGPVAPHY, translated from the coding sequence ATGAAGAAATTCTTGCTCACCGCTGCGGCGGTTGCAGCCTTCGCCGCACCGGCGCTTGCGGCCGATCTTCCGCCGCGGCCCTATACCAAGGCGCCCCCGCCCTATACGCCGCCACAGGCCGTCTACAACTGGACCGGCTTCTACATCGGCGGTCATCTCGGTGGTGCGTTCGGAGGCGACAGCAGCCTGAGTGGAAGCGACGGCCGTTTCCTCGGCGGCGTGCAGGGCGGCGCCGATTACCAGTTCGCGAACAACTGGGTGCTCGGCGCCGAGGCCCAGTATAGCTGGCTCACCAACAACAACGGCGGCGCGGTCTTCCCGGGCGGCAACATCGTGACCGGCAACGACCGCGGCCTCGGCTCGGTGACCGGCCGGCTCGGCTACGCCTGGGGGCCGACACTTCTGTATGCCAAGGGCGGCTATGCGTTCCGGGACAGCAGGCTCGGCGTGACCGACGCCGCAGGCGTGCCGCTGGCTTTCGCAACCACCGGAAATCGTGACAACGGTTACACCGTCGGCGCCGGCCTCGAATACATGTTCGCGCCGAACTGGTCCGCCAAGGTGGAGTATCAGTATTATAATTTCGGCAAAACGACATTCGCCGCGGGTTCGCCGACCGATATCGTCGGAACGAGCTTCCGCAACGACGATCACACCGTCAAGGCGGGCCTGAACTATCGCTTCGGCTGGGGCGGGCCGGTGGCCCCTCATTATTGA
- a CDS encoding nitroreductase family protein, giving the protein MSDIIDFLRTRRSVKPRDMSSPGPSPAEIETILTIGARVPDHGKVVPWRFIVFEGDGRVRAGDVIARVYARKNPSAPQDEIEMEKKQLMEAPLVIGVVSSIKQHPKAPSWEQVLSAGASAMSIVNAATALGYGANWLTGWFAYDRDILDGLGLKPDERFAGFIHIGTPTKPNKDRPRPALSDIVTRF; this is encoded by the coding sequence ATGTCCGATATCATCGACTTCCTGCGCACCCGCCGCTCGGTCAAGCCACGCGATATGAGCAGCCCCGGTCCCTCGCCCGCCGAGATCGAGACCATCCTCACCATCGGAGCGCGGGTGCCCGATCACGGCAAGGTCGTGCCGTGGCGGTTCATCGTGTTCGAAGGCGACGGACGCGTCCGCGCCGGCGACGTCATCGCCCGTGTCTACGCGCGCAAGAACCCGTCGGCGCCGCAGGACGAAATCGAAATGGAAAAGAAGCAACTGATGGAAGCGCCGCTGGTGATCGGCGTGGTGAGCTCCATCAAGCAGCATCCCAAGGCACCGTCGTGGGAGCAGGTGCTGTCGGCAGGCGCCAGCGCCATGAGCATCGTCAATGCAGCCACCGCGCTCGGCTACGGCGCGAACTGGCTGACCGGCTGGTTTGCCTACGATCGCGACATACTCGACGGCCTCGGATTGAAGCCGGACGAACGATTCGCGGGTTTTATCCATATCGGCACACCGACAAAGCCGAACAAGGACCGCCCTCGCCCGGCCTTGTCGGATATCGTCACGCGGTTCTAG
- the thrS gene encoding threonine--tRNA ligase: MSDKRETAPGFQFGLANLKPVSTTENVTLAFPDGAQRQFPKNTTGLDIAKGISPSLAKRTVAMALDGVVSDLADPIERDAKIEFINRDDPRALELIRHDAAHVLAEAVQSLWPGTQVTIGPVIENGFYYDFFRNEPFSLEDFPAIEKKMREIIARDKPFTKDVWDREKTKQVFRDKGEAFKVELVDAIPGDEPIKIYYQGDWFDLCRGPHMTSTGKIGNAFKLMKVAGAYWRGDSNNPMLTRIYGTAFASQQDLDAYLKQIEEAEKRDHRRLGREMDLFHFQEEGPGVVFWHAKGWTLFQEIIAYMRRRLAEDYDEVNAPQMLDKSLWETSGHWEWYRENMFAAQSAGDEAEDKRWFAIKPMNCPGHVLIFKHGLKSYRELPIRLAEFGVVHRYEPSGAMHGLMRVRGFTQDDAHIFCTEQQLADECLKINDLILSTYEDFGFEGELTVKLSTRPDKRVGSDAAWDHAESVMTAVLEQIKARSGNRVKTSINPGEGAFYGPKFEYVLRDAIGREWQCGTTQVDFNLPERFGAFYIDEHSNKVAPVMVHRAICGSLERFAGILIEHFAGHFPLWLAPVQAVVATITSDADDYAREVVAAARRAGLRIEIDLRNEKINYKVREHSLAKVPALLVVGKKEAESRSVSIRRLGSDGQTVLPTDEAIAALVEEATPPDIKRENNPK, translated from the coding sequence ATGTCCGACAAGCGCGAAACCGCACCGGGATTCCAGTTTGGCCTCGCCAACCTGAAGCCCGTCTCGACCACCGAAAACGTCACCCTCGCCTTCCCCGACGGCGCGCAGCGTCAGTTCCCGAAAAACACCACCGGCCTCGATATCGCCAAGGGCATCTCGCCGTCGCTGGCGAAGCGCACGGTGGCGATGGCGCTCGATGGCGTGGTCAGCGATCTTGCCGACCCGATCGAACGCGACGCAAAAATCGAATTCATCAACCGCGACGACCCGCGCGCGCTGGAACTGATCCGGCACGACGCAGCGCATGTGCTGGCCGAAGCCGTGCAGTCGCTGTGGCCGGGCACGCAGGTCACCATCGGCCCGGTGATCGAAAACGGTTTCTATTACGACTTCTTCCGCAACGAGCCGTTCTCGCTGGAAGACTTCCCCGCGATCGAGAAGAAGATGCGCGAGATCATCGCGCGCGACAAACCCTTCACCAAAGATGTCTGGGACCGCGAAAAGACCAAGCAGGTGTTCCGCGACAAGGGCGAGGCCTTCAAGGTCGAACTGGTGGACGCCATTCCCGGCGACGAGCCGATCAAGATCTACTATCAGGGCGACTGGTTCGATCTCTGCCGCGGCCCGCACATGACCTCCACCGGCAAGATCGGCAACGCCTTCAAGCTGATGAAGGTGGCCGGCGCTTACTGGCGCGGCGACAGCAACAATCCGATGCTGACCCGCATCTATGGCACGGCGTTTGCGAGCCAGCAGGATCTCGACGCTTACCTCAAACAGATCGAGGAAGCCGAGAAGCGCGACCATCGTCGTCTGGGCCGCGAGATGGACCTGTTCCACTTCCAGGAGGAAGGCCCCGGAGTCGTGTTCTGGCACGCCAAGGGCTGGACACTGTTTCAGGAAATCATCGCCTATATGCGCCGGCGACTTGCTGAGGATTATGACGAGGTCAACGCCCCGCAGATGCTCGATAAGTCGCTGTGGGAGACCTCCGGCCACTGGGAGTGGTATCGCGAGAACATGTTCGCCGCGCAGTCGGCGGGCGACGAAGCCGAGGACAAGCGCTGGTTCGCGATCAAGCCGATGAACTGCCCCGGCCATGTTCTGATTTTCAAACACGGCCTCAAGAGCTATCGCGAATTGCCGATCCGCCTCGCCGAGTTCGGCGTCGTGCATCGCTACGAGCCCTCGGGCGCGATGCACGGCCTGATGCGCGTGCGCGGTTTCACCCAGGACGATGCGCACATTTTCTGCACCGAGCAGCAACTCGCCGACGAATGCCTCAAGATCAACGATCTGATCCTCTCGACCTATGAGGATTTCGGCTTTGAAGGCGAGCTTACGGTCAAGCTCTCGACCCGCCCCGACAAGCGCGTCGGCTCGGATGCGGCGTGGGATCATGCCGAAAGCGTGATGACGGCCGTGCTTGAGCAGATCAAGGCCAGGTCCGGCAACCGCGTCAAGACCTCGATCAATCCCGGCGAGGGCGCGTTCTACGGTCCGAAGTTCGAATACGTGTTGCGGGACGCCATCGGCCGCGAATGGCAGTGCGGCACCACGCAGGTCGACTTCAACCTGCCGGAGCGGTTCGGCGCGTTCTACATCGACGAACATTCCAACAAGGTCGCGCCGGTGATGGTCCACCGCGCGATCTGCGGCTCGCTGGAGCGTTTCGCCGGCATTCTGATCGAGCACTTTGCCGGGCATTTTCCGCTCTGGCTCGCGCCCGTGCAGGCCGTCGTTGCCACCATCACCTCCGACGCCGACGACTATGCCAGGGAGGTCGTCGCCGCCGCGCGCCGCGCGGGCCTTCGCATCGAGATCGACCTGCGCAACGAGAAGATCAACTACAAAGTGCGCGAACACTCGCTGGCGAAGGTCCCAGCTTTGCTTGTGGTTGGCAAGAAGGAAGCCGAAAGCCGTTCGGTGTCGATCCGCCGCCTCGGCAGCGACGGCCAGACAGTGTTGCCGACCGATGAGGCGATCGCAGCGCTGGTCGAGGAAGCCACGCCGCCGGACATAAAGCGGGAAAATAATCCGAAGTAA
- a CDS encoding copper uptake system-associated protein, which produces MKLFAALVVLWSLAGSAIAGPDEDAVRDLLHSTFDKPEAKLVIAPVVAKAGYAIADWTQGEMGGRALLHNKHGRWTIILCAGDGIRSAEALQRAGIAPDVAGELAQALAQAEQALPADRLAMFARFEGLLRMDEAGNHPPVHDRTH; this is translated from the coding sequence ATGAAACTATTCGCCGCACTCGTCGTGCTTTGGAGCCTCGCCGGTTCGGCGATCGCGGGGCCGGACGAGGACGCGGTGCGCGATCTGCTCCATTCGACCTTCGACAAGCCGGAAGCAAAGCTGGTCATCGCACCGGTGGTCGCCAAAGCGGGCTACGCGATTGCCGACTGGACGCAGGGCGAGATGGGCGGCCGCGCGCTCCTCCACAACAAGCATGGACGCTGGACCATTATCCTCTGCGCCGGAGACGGAATCAGGAGCGCCGAAGCATTGCAGCGTGCCGGCATCGCGCCTGACGTCGCAGGTGAACTCGCCCAAGCGCTCGCGCAAGCCGAGCAAGCGCTTCCGGCCGACCGACTTGCGATGTTCGCCCGGTTCGAGGGGCTGCTGCGCATGGACGAAGCGGGCAACCACCCTCCCGTCCATGACCGGACGCACTGA
- a CDS encoding ArsC family reductase, translating into MTITIYGIKNCDTMKKARAWLDGHSIAYDFHDYKTAGVDRARLKGWAAKLGWETLLNRAGTTFRKLSDADKAGLNETKALALMLAQPSMIKRPVLEAGDKLLVGFKPEVYEEELRAPKTKR; encoded by the coding sequence TTGACCATTACCATCTACGGCATCAAGAACTGCGACACCATGAAGAAGGCGCGCGCGTGGCTGGACGGCCATAGCATCGCCTATGACTTCCACGACTACAAGACCGCCGGCGTCGATCGCGCCCGGCTCAAGGGATGGGCCGCAAAGCTCGGCTGGGAAACATTGCTCAACCGCGCCGGCACGACGTTTCGCAAATTGTCGGATGCGGACAAAGCGGGACTGAACGAAACGAAGGCGCTGGCCCTGATGCTGGCGCAGCCGTCGATGATCAAACGTCCAGTGCTGGAGGCCGGCGACAAGCTGCTCGTCGGCTTCAAGCCGGAGGTTTATGAAGAAGAGCTTCGAGCGCCGAAGACGAAGCGATAG
- a CDS encoding ABC transporter ATP-binding protein, translated as MANEFILETHGLTKEFAGFVAVRDVALRVRRGSIHALIGPNGAGKTTCFNLLTKFLKPSAGRIVYNGRDITALAPADVARLGLVRSFQISAVFPHLTALENVRVALQRQHGHSFDFWRSKSVLDRFNGRAHELLDDVGLSEFAKTLATEMPYGRKRALEIATTLALDPEMMLLDEPMAGMGHEDIDRIAALIKRISAKYTILMVEHNLSVVASLSDIITVLTRGKVLAEGNYADLTKDERVREAYLGAGHG; from the coding sequence GTGGCGAATGAGTTCATTCTTGAAACCCACGGATTGACCAAGGAATTTGCTGGTTTTGTCGCCGTGCGCGACGTTGCTCTACGCGTTCGCCGCGGCAGCATTCATGCATTGATCGGCCCCAACGGGGCGGGAAAAACCACCTGCTTCAACCTGCTGACCAAGTTCCTGAAGCCGTCGGCGGGTCGGATTGTCTACAACGGGCGGGACATTACCGCGCTTGCTCCCGCCGACGTGGCGCGGCTCGGACTGGTGCGGTCGTTCCAGATTTCGGCGGTCTTCCCGCATCTCACGGCGCTTGAAAATGTCAGGGTCGCGCTGCAACGTCAGCACGGCCATTCCTTCGATTTCTGGCGCTCCAAATCGGTGCTCGATCGCTTCAACGGTCGGGCGCATGAATTGCTCGACGACGTCGGATTGAGCGAATTTGCGAAAACGCTGGCCACCGAGATGCCATACGGGCGCAAGCGCGCGCTGGAGATCGCGACGACGCTGGCGCTCGATCCGGAAATGATGCTGCTCGACGAGCCGATGGCAGGCATGGGCCACGAGGACATCGACAGGATCGCCGCGCTCATCAAGCGCATTTCGGCCAAATATACGATCCTGATGGTCGAGCACAATCTAAGCGTGGTCGCCAGCCTGTCTGATATCATCACCGTGCTGACACGCGGGAAGGTGCTCGCCGAGGGCAATTATGCCGACCTGACCAAGGACGAGCGCGTCAGGGAAGCTTATCTGGGAGCCGGTCATGGCTGA